One window of Bacillota bacterium genomic DNA carries:
- a CDS encoding M15 family metallopeptidase produces MSLSQSQLKKIFGAFSYRENPRRRGAIIIDPEWVRRNIVSIDTPFGRFPCHRLVSSQMKAFIDRAAAENLINDIGGIWVPRHVLWNPAKPLSGHAFGCDIDINVDDGLDGPGGKINYGANSFQPTPLIGLATEHGFEWGGAWRSAKDGMHFSCIRLIGDAIPSNRSNSDVLPLLKRGSRGESVKDLQRRLNEKGYRLVVDGIFGPKTAAALANWQKRCNLRRSAQTDPQTWASLVRG; encoded by the coding sequence TTGTCACTTAGTCAGAGTCAATTAAAGAAAATATTTGGCGCTTTTTCGTACCGGGAAAATCCAAGAAGGAGGGGCGCTATTATCATTGACCCCGAATGGGTTAGGCGAAACATTGTTAGCATTGATACCCCCTTTGGGCGTTTTCCTTGCCACCGCTTGGTATCATCCCAAATGAAGGCGTTTATAGACCGGGCTGCGGCAGAAAATTTAATAAACGACATCGGTGGTATCTGGGTTCCAAGGCACGTGCTCTGGAACCCCGCAAAGCCGCTATCCGGGCATGCCTTTGGATGCGATATCGATATCAATGTTGACGATGGGTTGGATGGTCCAGGAGGTAAAATAAATTACGGTGCAAATTCTTTTCAGCCCACGCCGCTTATCGGGCTTGCAACAGAACATGGTTTTGAGTGGGGAGGCGCTTGGCGAAGTGCAAAAGATGGTATGCACTTTTCTTGCATACGGCTTATAGGGGATGCCATCCCATCTAACCGGAGCAATAGCGACGTTTTGCCGCTGCTCAAGCGGGGCTCTAGGGGAGAGAGTGTAAAGGACCTACAAAGAAGGCTTAACGAAAAAGGCTATAGGCTTGTTGTGGATGGAATTTTTGGTCCAAAGACAGCTGCAGCTTTAGCCAATTGGCAAAAGCGGTGTAATTTAAGAAGAAGTGCTCAAACTGACCCGCAAACCTGGGCAAGTTTAGTCAGGGGATAA
- a CDS encoding HD domain-containing protein, which produces MAERMLDIIFRSLNLVLCLVGMYYVFRLRRTEKGRFRIILGLVLFAFTTTNEFAIGYTFTGNPIYHLLISYPSMVIPMLLIMDILLRVQAMEGDRLVQRERQSSILQTITARINDTLDVRQIVKPTLEEMLQILEFDGAALYLASKRSDYLELLWKEGLFQQTQVDLSVVAAKEIFSVFSMTENGLVYTRDISCDQEFQICDKLKAAGVKTVVAVQLRSQKEFIGVIILANEQEVSIGFEQMRSIGEIASWLSVAIRNARLWEDLRKAYLKIVISFSRAVEAKDPYTSGHSDNVARLSVELASYLGLSKLEIEKAYIGARLHDIGKIGIPESTLNKTGTLTKDEYKLIKEHAYKGYEITQPIDSMIKISDIILHHHERYDGKGYPLGLSGEQIPFLARIIAIADAFDAMTSDRPYRKGIPYKDALEVIEQNKGTQFDPVLATRFVEMMKDNIDDDKADVEQKDIPTITADELMSLLSDMLSSDFEAS; this is translated from the coding sequence ATGGCCGAGCGGATGCTTGATATCATCTTTCGCTCTTTAAATTTAGTTTTATGCTTGGTCGGGATGTACTATGTTTTCCGGCTTAGGCGAACTGAAAAAGGCCGCTTCCGCATAATCCTTGGGCTCGTTCTTTTTGCCTTTACGACAACAAACGAATTTGCAATTGGTTACACATTTACCGGTAACCCAATTTATCATTTGCTCATAAGCTACCCAAGCATGGTAATACCAATGCTTCTCATCATGGATATTCTCTTGCGTGTGCAAGCTATGGAAGGGGATAGGCTTGTACAGCGTGAGCGGCAATCATCGATCCTGCAGACCATAACTGCAAGAATTAACGATACGCTTGACGTAAGGCAAATTGTCAAGCCGACGCTTGAGGAGATGCTTCAAATACTCGAATTTGATGGAGCTGCGCTTTACCTGGCATCAAAGCGCAGCGATTACCTAGAGCTTTTATGGAAGGAAGGTCTTTTCCAGCAGACGCAGGTTGATTTATCAGTTGTAGCAGCCAAAGAAATATTTTCGGTTTTTTCGATGACCGAGAATGGTTTGGTTTATACGCGGGATATTTCTTGCGATCAGGAGTTTCAAATTTGTGATAAATTAAAGGCCGCTGGTGTTAAGACGGTAGTGGCGGTACAGCTTCGCAGCCAGAAGGAGTTTATTGGCGTTATCATCTTAGCAAACGAACAAGAAGTAAGCATCGGATTTGAGCAGATGCGTTCTATCGGTGAGATTGCATCCTGGCTATCCGTTGCTATACGCAATGCAAGGTTGTGGGAGGATTTGCGCAAGGCTTACCTAAAAATAGTAATATCCTTTTCCAGGGCGGTTGAGGCAAAAGACCCGTACACAAGCGGGCACTCTGATAATGTAGCTAGGCTTTCGGTTGAGCTGGCATCCTATCTTGGTTTAAGTAAGTTAGAGATTGAAAAGGCATATATTGGAGCCCGGCTACATGATATCGGGAAAATTGGTATTCCCGAGTCTACCCTTAACAAGACCGGTACTTTAACTAAGGATGAATACAAGTTAATAAAAGAGCACGCTTATAAAGGTTACGAGATTACCCAGCCGATTGATAGCATGATAAAGATATCAGATATCATACTGCACCACCATGAGCGTTATGACGGCAAGGGGTACCCTCTTGGTTTAAGTGGAGAGCAAATACCGTTTCTGGCACGCATCATTGCTATAGCAGATGCCTTTGACGCAATGACATCGGATCGCCCTTACCGGAAGGGAATCCCGTATAAGGATGCTCTTGAGGTTATTGAGCAAAATAAGGGCACGCAGTTCGATCCAGTTCTTGCAACCAGGTTTGTTGAAATGATGAAGGACAACATTGACGACGACAAAGCCGATGTTGAGCAGAAAGATATTCCAACAATTACTGCCGATGAGCTGATGAGCTTGCTCAGCGATATGCTAAGCTCCGATTTTGAAGCTTCATAA
- a CDS encoding C40 family peptidase has translation MSRRKTICIVLAFLLLFVFVNPVTATPAPDLTTTTPTNDNVAITANEPNTETTATAGLEQALADADAAIKQAQAARIRQELDMLGDELERLNTDYYGESAKLAAIEGSLNETREKLRWLEAELDAQREIINGRVTQIYKHGDMEPLEAIVNNGSFAELYTRLSFLIKISEQDAELLQKLRDQKEKIETTKKTLDQLYTQQREITAELEGRKKAIEEKLKQEAMILASIDPQIQAILDAEQAKQQQEQAELVKQLSQKSENDRLSLEPGTIGFEAIQYIGIPYVWGGEDPEIGLDCSGLVKIVFAKFGVNLPHYSRAQAELGAPVDYEEMQPGDLVFFGNPIHHVGIYLGEGYYIHAPKRNDFVKISRLSDRNDFARARRIISIIPSN, from the coding sequence TTGTCTCGCCGCAAGACAATCTGTATCGTTCTCGCATTTTTATTGCTGTTCGTTTTTGTTAATCCAGTTACAGCAACACCAGCACCGGATCTTACAACCACAACACCGACAAATGATAACGTAGCTATTACGGCAAACGAACCAAATACAGAAACAACTGCCACGGCCGGACTAGAACAAGCACTGGCTGACGCAGATGCAGCAATTAAGCAAGCTCAGGCAGCGAGAATAAGACAAGAACTTGATATGCTTGGAGACGAGCTTGAGCGCTTAAATACCGATTATTACGGTGAAAGCGCTAAGCTTGCCGCCATCGAAGGAAGCCTCAATGAGACGCGTGAGAAACTGCGCTGGCTTGAGGCAGAGCTTGATGCGCAGCGTGAAATAATAAATGGACGCGTAACTCAAATTTATAAGCATGGCGATATGGAACCGCTGGAAGCAATCGTTAACAACGGTAGCTTCGCCGAGCTTTATACCAGACTAAGCTTCCTGATCAAGATTAGCGAGCAAGATGCTGAGCTGCTGCAAAAGCTTCGCGACCAAAAAGAGAAGATTGAAACTACCAAAAAAACTCTTGACCAGCTCTATACCCAGCAAAGAGAGATAACAGCTGAACTTGAGGGCAGAAAGAAAGCAATTGAAGAAAAATTAAAACAAGAAGCAATGATTCTTGCAAGTATCGACCCACAAATTCAGGCGATTCTGGACGCAGAACAAGCTAAACAACAGCAAGAACAAGCCGAGCTTGTAAAACAGCTTTCACAAAAATCAGAAAATGATAGGTTATCACTTGAGCCGGGCACAATCGGTTTTGAGGCAATCCAGTATATAGGTATTCCCTATGTCTGGGGTGGAGAAGATCCAGAGATTGGCCTTGATTGCTCCGGCCTGGTAAAAATCGTCTTTGCAAAGTTCGGTGTCAATCTGCCGCATTACTCCCGCGCCCAAGCCGAGCTTGGTGCGCCGGTTGACTATGAGGAAATGCAACCTGGCGACCTTGTCTTCTTTGGCAATCCGATCCACCATGTCGGCATTTACCTCGGAGAAGGCTATTATATTCATGCACCTAAACGAAACGATTTCGTAAAGATCAGCCGCCTAAGTGACCGCAATGACTTTGCGCGTGCCCGCAGGATAATAAGTATAATCCCGAGTAATTAA
- a CDS encoding TldD/PmbA family protein, which produces MKDLTSLALDVAKTYGATYADIRIIEKQSESIAIKNGRVEELTASTNYGFGIRVVADGSWGFAGSFLVDKGEIERVARLAVEIAKASAMIKKENVVLAPAQAIQDSYKSPMEIDPFKVSLDDKLALLSEAEEIIRKTKGVAISTASMSTSREKKIFANLEGSYIEQEITESGAAIEAVAIQAAEVQERSYPNSHGGDVATAGYEFIQGLNLKDHAPRVAEEAVALLSAKQCPSGEFTVILDGSQLALQVHESCGHPAELDRVLGMEASYAGTSFMTLDKLNKLQYGSPIVNINADATIPHALGTFGYDDEGVPAQKFDIIKNGLFVGYLTDRETAPVIGQQSNGCARADGWGRIPLIRMTNINLLPGDSSLEEMISEVDDGLYLATNRSWSIDDKRLNFQFATQIGWEIKKGKLGSMVKNPNYTGITPEFWKSCDAIAGPSEWRVWGLPNCGKGEPTQIAHVAHGASPARFRNVKVGVGR; this is translated from the coding sequence ATGAAGGATTTGACCTCACTTGCCCTTGATGTGGCCAAAACCTACGGAGCAACCTATGCCGATATCCGGATTATTGAAAAACAAAGCGAATCGATAGCAATTAAAAACGGTCGCGTCGAAGAGCTGACAGCTTCAACTAATTATGGTTTCGGAATTAGAGTTGTTGCAGATGGCTCATGGGGTTTTGCCGGCAGTTTTTTAGTCGATAAGGGTGAGATTGAGCGCGTTGCCCGCCTTGCCGTCGAGATCGCCAAAGCAAGCGCAATGATAAAAAAAGAGAATGTAGTCCTTGCCCCCGCTCAGGCTATCCAGGATAGTTATAAATCTCCTATGGAAATTGATCCCTTCAAGGTCTCACTTGATGACAAACTTGCACTGCTTAGCGAAGCCGAAGAGATCATAAGAAAAACCAAAGGTGTTGCTATCTCAACCGCATCAATGTCGACATCAAGAGAGAAAAAAATATTTGCCAATCTTGAGGGAAGCTATATAGAGCAAGAGATAACTGAGTCCGGCGCAGCAATTGAAGCAGTTGCAATCCAGGCGGCTGAAGTCCAGGAACGGTCATATCCTAACTCTCACGGCGGCGATGTTGCTACCGCCGGATATGAATTTATCCAAGGGTTAAATTTAAAAGACCATGCACCAAGGGTAGCTGAGGAAGCGGTCGCGCTCCTATCGGCCAAGCAATGCCCTAGCGGAGAATTTACGGTGATCTTAGACGGCAGCCAGCTTGCGCTCCAGGTTCATGAATCCTGCGGTCACCCGGCTGAGCTTGATCGGGTGCTCGGCATGGAGGCAAGTTACGCCGGAACTAGCTTTATGACGCTTGATAAGCTAAATAAACTTCAGTATGGCTCACCCATCGTAAATATCAACGCAGATGCGACTATCCCTCATGCCCTCGGCACATTTGGATATGATGACGAGGGTGTTCCTGCGCAAAAATTTGATATTATAAAAAACGGGCTCTTTGTAGGATATCTGACCGACCGTGAAACAGCTCCGGTAATCGGTCAGCAAAGCAACGGCTGTGCAAGGGCCGATGGTTGGGGTAGGATCCCCTTGATTCGCATGACAAACATAAACCTTCTACCAGGAGATTCCTCCCTGGAGGAAATGATAAGTGAGGTCGATGATGGCCTTTATCTAGCAACTAATAGAAGCTGGAGCATCGACGACAAGCGGCTTAACTTCCAGTTTGCGACCCAAATTGGCTGGGAGATAAAAAAGGGGAAGTTAGGCTCGATGGTTAAAAATCCAAACTACACCGGTATAACCCCTGAGTTCTGGAAATCCTGTGACGCAATTGCCGGACCGAGCGAGTGGCGGGTCTGGGGCCTTCCAAACTGCGGCAAGGGTGAGCCGACACAGATAGCCCACGTAGCGCACGGGGCCTCTCCGGCAAGGTTTAGAAATGTTAAGGTGGGAGTCGGCAGATGA
- a CDS encoding TldD/PmbA family protein: MIDKDKIQEAMQTAIDYSRADQTEVLVSSTSTALTRFSNNYIHQNVAETNVSVSIRAVVDKKLGYASTNRLDAGSIKEMVDKAIEIAERRPPDPDFVSLPEPRPIELRDLVSKLTVNYSPKERALDLQRLIGAVAARNLTAAGAYSTGYSTLGLANSLGVNAVETISEAELKTVVMSETSSAFSSAIAVNVNDIDVERIALEAEETAIRGQNPAELKPGFYTVILSPYAVADMVSFMAFAGFSALALQEGRSFMKDKFGQQITDPRVSIWDDAYDPHTIGLTFDFEGVPKEKVVFIENGIAKSVCYDSYTANKEGKKSTGHALPAPNPYGPMPLNLIMAPGDSSLAEMIRTSEQAILVSRFHYTNMEDPIRTTLTGMTRDGTFLIEDGKVKMPIKNLRFTQSIVEALSKIDAISLDRQLKEGILGPAYVPWIKVSEFNFTGVTQF; the protein is encoded by the coding sequence ATGATAGATAAGGATAAAATTCAAGAAGCCATGCAAACTGCAATAGATTATTCAAGAGCAGATCAAACTGAGGTACTGGTAAGCAGCACCAGCACCGCTTTAACGCGTTTTTCAAACAATTACATCCACCAAAATGTGGCCGAGACTAATGTGAGCGTATCGATTAGAGCGGTAGTCGATAAAAAGCTGGGATATGCTTCTACTAACCGACTTGATGCAGGGTCAATAAAAGAGATGGTAGACAAAGCAATCGAGATCGCAGAGCGGCGCCCCCCAGACCCCGATTTTGTATCCCTGCCCGAGCCAAGACCGATAGAGCTAAGAGATTTAGTTTCTAAACTTACGGTTAATTATTCGCCAAAAGAGAGGGCTTTAGATTTACAAAGGCTAATAGGAGCAGTCGCAGCAAGAAACTTGACAGCAGCCGGTGCATATTCCACAGGATACAGCACGCTAGGGTTAGCCAATTCTTTAGGGGTAAATGCGGTTGAAACAATAAGTGAGGCCGAGCTAAAGACGGTTGTCATGTCCGAGACAAGCTCGGCATTTAGCAGTGCGATTGCCGTTAACGTAAACGACATAGACGTCGAGAGAATTGCGCTCGAGGCCGAGGAGACTGCAATCCGCGGCCAAAACCCGGCTGAGCTTAAGCCTGGATTTTACACAGTTATACTCTCTCCTTATGCGGTCGCCGATATGGTCTCCTTTATGGCTTTTGCGGGTTTTAGCGCTCTTGCCCTACAAGAGGGCAGAAGCTTTATGAAAGATAAATTCGGACAGCAGATCACAGATCCAAGGGTATCGATATGGGACGATGCATATGATCCACATACAATCGGCCTAACCTTTGATTTTGAGGGCGTACCAAAAGAAAAAGTGGTATTTATAGAAAACGGCATAGCAAAGAGCGTCTGTTACGACAGCTACACCGCAAATAAAGAAGGGAAAAAATCTACAGGCCATGCCCTCCCTGCTCCTAACCCTTATGGTCCCATGCCCCTAAACTTAATAATGGCTCCGGGCGATTCGTCATTGGCTGAGATGATCAGAACAAGCGAACAGGCGATTCTGGTAAGCCGCTTCCACTATACCAATATGGAAGATCCAATTAGGACAACATTAACCGGAATGACAAGGGACGGTACCTTTTTAATCGAAGATGGAAAAGTGAAGATGCCGATAAAAAATCTTCGTTTTACGCAGAGCATAGTAGAAGCACTATCCAAAATCGATGCAATATCGTTAGACAGACAACTTAAGGAAGGAATTCTCGGTCCAGCATATGTTCCGTGGATAAAGGTAAGCGAATTTAACTTTACCGGTGTTACTCAATTCTAG
- a CDS encoding ATP-binding protein, which translates to MRSKNGIKDKIRLTVPAKANYLASIRQLALDVAHSTSLSEDEIKDFSLAVMEASTNAVMHSKSDLVTTIFSVDGDCLIARIIDRGRGFKMQKPRNSFPPSNRQGGRGIPLMNNLVDLLKIKSQNGSTEVTLVKWLNHNRVSGQEVRNQERRLKVSN; encoded by the coding sequence GTGCGATCAAAGAACGGCATAAAGGATAAAATCCGGCTTACCGTTCCAGCTAAAGCTAATTACCTGGCAAGCATCAGGCAGTTAGCTCTCGATGTGGCCCACAGTACATCTTTAAGTGAAGATGAGATTAAGGATTTTAGTCTTGCGGTTATGGAGGCCTCTACCAATGCCGTTATGCATTCCAAGAGTGACCTTGTAACAACGATATTTAGTGTTGACGGCGATTGTTTGATTGCGAGGATAATCGACAGGGGACGTGGGTTTAAGATGCAAAAGCCAAGGAACTCTTTTCCGCCGTCTAACAGACAGGGTGGACGGGGCATACCGCTGATGAACAACCTCGTAGATCTTCTGAAGATTAAGAGCCAGAACGGTAGCACTGAAGTAACCCTTGTAAAATGGCTAAACCATAATAGGGTTTCAGGTCAAGAGGTAAGGAATCAGGAAAGGAGATTAAAAGTAAGTAACTAA
- a CDS encoding peptidoglycan DD-metalloendopeptidase family protein produces the protein MRVCKSMLILLVLIALFTVLNISLAMASQQRYDLSNRIEKIQEQIASDEKYLETATAEYKKSLTQVQSLDLKIDTCNSKLKYVQVKLDSLKNNTGKDKFYSYSFRSYNLLSALVFSSSLNDFLTKLGAFGHILNRNIKTADELKTLKYKLLSHRSNLLTLREDKVRELADAQQRYNEINNALVSRKDILVSINFNARSSRLRFDNRNAPAKPSLRYNYASRGSNRGGFVFPVAGAHTYVDSWGNARSGGRRHQGTDIMAARGTPAVACTSGVIGKATPFSRGIGGITIWLVGDDGNAYYYAHLDCIEPSIRPGVRVGAGQVIGKVGSTGNAPESAPHLHFEFHPQGERAVNPYPLLKSVDK, from the coding sequence TTGCGCGTATGCAAATCAATGTTGATTCTACTGGTGCTAATTGCACTGTTTACAGTTTTAAATATTTCTTTAGCTATGGCTTCTCAGCAAAGATATGACCTCAGCAACCGGATCGAGAAAATTCAAGAGCAGATAGCAAGCGATGAAAAATATCTAGAGACCGCAACAGCCGAGTATAAAAAATCTCTCACCCAAGTGCAATCGTTAGATTTAAAGATAGATACTTGCAACTCAAAGTTAAAATATGTCCAGGTAAAACTGGATAGCCTTAAGAACAATACAGGCAAAGATAAATTTTACAGCTACAGTTTTAGGTCATACAACCTCCTCTCTGCTCTCGTATTTTCTAGCAGTCTAAACGACTTTCTCACGAAATTGGGTGCCTTTGGGCACATTCTTAACCGGAACATTAAGACGGCTGATGAGTTAAAGACCCTGAAATATAAGTTGCTCAGCCATAGATCTAATCTACTAACTTTACGGGAAGACAAAGTCCGAGAACTTGCAGATGCACAGCAGCGCTACAATGAAATCAATAATGCACTTGTATCGCGAAAAGACATACTTGTTAGTATTAATTTCAACGCCAGGTCAAGCCGCCTTCGGTTTGATAACAGAAATGCACCAGCAAAACCTTCCTTGCGTTACAATTATGCATCTCGCGGAAGCAACCGCGGTGGGTTTGTCTTCCCTGTTGCTGGAGCGCACACCTATGTCGATAGCTGGGGTAACGCTCGGTCTGGTGGCCGCCGGCACCAGGGCACTGATATCATGGCCGCACGCGGCACGCCGGCTGTCGCCTGCACATCCGGCGTTATTGGCAAGGCAACGCCTTTTAGCCGTGGGATAGGCGGCATCACTATCTGGCTTGTTGGTGACGATGGAAATGCCTATTACTATGCGCACCTGGATTGTATTGAGCCAAGTATCAGGCCAGGTGTGCGGGTCGGTGCGGGACAGGTCATCGGCAAGGTCGGCAGCACCGGAAACGCGCCAGAATCTGCACCGCACCTGCATTTTGAGTTTCATCCACAGGGAGAAAGAGCGGTGAATCCTTATCCCCTTTTAAAAAGTGTTGACAAGTAG
- the mnmA gene encoding tRNA 2-thiouridine(34) synthase MnmA has protein sequence MSSKRTRVVCAMSGGVDSSVAAALLVEAGYEVIGITMNIWPSPKTPDDAERFGGCCSLSATDDAKKVAYRLGIPHYTFDFREVFKEEVIENFVSEYRRGRTPNPCIRCNQFIKFQALLHKALAVGADYIATGHYARIEHNKPMGRYILKKGIDKSKDQSYVLYVLTQDQLARTLFPLGELTKDETRKKAEELGLPVAKKAESQEICFVPDKNYPRFVSEYVPGAERPGPIYDKQGNVLGVHKGIIHYTIGQRKGLGIPSPVPLYVIAIREEEDAIVVGTKEDLNKTVLIAHELNFISIPSLIEPMAVTAKIRYKAPESPAKISPLAGGRVKVEFEHPQSAVTPGQAVVFYDGDVVVGGGTIERSL, from the coding sequence ATGTCTAGCAAGAGAACACGTGTTGTCTGCGCTATGAGCGGCGGTGTCGATAGCTCGGTAGCGGCGGCCTTATTAGTTGAGGCTGGTTATGAAGTAATCGGCATAACGATGAATATTTGGCCATCGCCAAAGACACCCGACGATGCCGAGCGCTTCGGTGGCTGTTGCTCGCTGTCGGCAACCGATGATGCCAAAAAGGTAGCGTACAGGCTTGGCATCCCGCATTATACGTTTGATTTCCGCGAGGTATTCAAAGAAGAAGTTATTGAAAACTTTGTCTCTGAGTACAGGCGAGGGCGTACGCCAAACCCGTGTATCAGGTGCAATCAATTTATAAAATTTCAGGCTCTTCTTCATAAGGCCCTTGCGGTTGGTGCAGATTACATTGCAACCGGCCATTACGCAAGAATCGAACATAATAAGCCTATGGGAAGATATATCCTAAAAAAGGGGATCGATAAAAGCAAGGATCAGTCATATGTACTCTACGTCTTAACGCAAGATCAGCTTGCGCGCACGCTTTTCCCGCTTGGGGAGCTGACCAAGGATGAGACGCGCAAGAAAGCTGAGGAGCTTGGCTTGCCCGTTGCTAAGAAAGCTGAGAGTCAGGAAATATGTTTTGTCCCCGATAAAAATTACCCCAGGTTTGTAAGCGAATATGTACCTGGCGCTGAGCGCCCCGGCCCCATCTATGATAAACAGGGAAATGTGCTGGGCGTTCACAAGGGCATTATCCACTATACAATCGGACAGAGAAAGGGATTGGGTATCCCTTCACCAGTTCCCCTATATGTGATTGCAATAAGGGAGGAAGAAGATGCAATTGTAGTTGGCACAAAAGAGGACCTTAATAAAACCGTGCTTATCGCACATGAACTTAACTTCATATCGATTCCTAGCCTGATCGAGCCAATGGCCGTTACGGCAAAGATAAGATATAAGGCGCCTGAATCCCCGGCGAAGATATCGCCGCTTGCTGGGGGCAGGGTAAAGGTAGAGTTTGAACATCCCCAATCTGCGGTAACACCCGGCCAGGCTGTAGTTTTTTACGATGGAGATGTCGTGGTGGGGGGTGGAACTATTGAAAGGTCTCTTTGA
- the nifU gene encoding Fe-S cluster assembly scaffold protein NifU, whose translation MYSEKVMEHFRNPRNVGEIENPDGIGEVGNPTCGDMMRITIKVKDNKIEDIKFKTLGCGAAIATSSMITELAMGLPLEEAEKISRQDIADALDGLPPQKMHCSVLAADGLREAIANYRSKVK comes from the coding sequence ATGTATAGCGAAAAAGTAATGGAGCATTTCAGAAATCCGAGAAATGTCGGCGAGATTGAAAATCCAGATGGCATTGGTGAAGTGGGAAACCCGACTTGTGGCGACATGATGCGCATCACAATAAAAGTTAAAGATAACAAAATTGAGGATATAAAGTTTAAGACGCTGGGTTGCGGCGCGGCAATTGCAACCAGCAGCATGATAACCGAGCTTGCCATGGGTTTACCCTTGGAAGAAGCGGAGAAAATTTCACGGCAGGATATTGCCGATGCATTAGACGGCCTTCCGCCGCAGAAGATGCATTGCTCGGTGCTTGCCGCCGATGGGCTGCGCGAGGCGATTGCAAATTATCGATCAAAGGTAAAATAA